Proteins encoded by one window of Emticicia oligotrophica DSM 17448:
- a CDS encoding LytR/AlgR family response regulator transcription factor gives MKINTLVVDDNPDWQTILSKFVQMNPNLELVGVCSSAMEAYGKMAEVEVDLLICDIEMPDMTGLALVKSIRIPPLVIFVTAHPNYALDCYEVSPIDFLLKPIDLERFIRSIERVKVRMIHPPESANAEPYFFIRENLNYVQIEYREVLYMKSQENFLQIVTTSKSFLPILSIAKMEEQLKGDRFLRVHRSYIVNRSAINLITKSELILVDGTIIPIGEQYRMQVTRKHIEGKLISRTN, from the coding sequence ATGAAGATTAATACTTTAGTTGTAGATGATAATCCTGATTGGCAAACTATTCTCTCGAAGTTTGTCCAGATGAATCCTAACTTAGAGCTAGTGGGTGTTTGCAGTTCAGCTATGGAAGCTTATGGGAAAATGGCCGAAGTGGAAGTAGACTTACTAATTTGCGATATTGAGATGCCTGACATGACAGGTTTGGCATTAGTAAAAAGTATTCGAATTCCTCCCTTGGTAATTTTCGTAACTGCTCACCCTAATTATGCCTTAGACTGTTATGAAGTATCTCCAATTGACTTTTTATTAAAGCCAATAGATCTTGAACGTTTCATTCGAAGTATAGAAAGAGTTAAAGTAAGGATGATTCATCCGCCCGAATCTGCGAATGCTGAGCCTTATTTTTTTATCCGTGAAAATCTAAACTACGTGCAGATAGAATACCGCGAAGTGCTTTATATGAAATCCCAAGAAAACTTTTTGCAGATTGTTACAACAAGTAAATCATTTTTACCTATACTTTCTATTGCAAAAATGGAAGAACAACTCAAGGGGGATAGATTTCTTAGAGTGCATCGGTCGTATATTGTAAATCGTTCAGCTATTAATCTCATCACAAAAAGTGAGCTGATTTTAGTTGATGGAACAATTATTCCAATTGGAGAGCAATATCGTATGCAAGTAACACGGAAACATATTGAAGGAAAATTGATAAGTAGGACAAATTGA
- a CDS encoding HU family DNA-binding protein, which yields MNKAELIREISNKTSISFEETTLIIDSLFEVIKEEVHKQKKITFKGFGAFFQKKRATKKVQLIKEKKTITLAEHYIPAFSASKTLKVTE from the coding sequence ATGAACAAAGCAGAACTAATCCGAGAAATTTCAAATAAAACCAGTATTAGTTTTGAAGAAACAACTTTAATTATTGATTCATTATTTGAAGTTATTAAAGAAGAAGTTCATAAGCAAAAAAAAATTACTTTTAAGGGCTTCGGAGCCTTTTTTCAAAAAAAGAGGGCTACCAAAAAAGTACAATTAATAAAAGAGAAAAAAACAATCACATTGGCTGAACACTATATACCAGCTTTTAGTGCATCAAAGACATTAAAAGTTACAGAATAA